The Streptomyces sp. NBC_01255 genome window below encodes:
- a CDS encoding alpha/beta fold hydrolase yields MSVDGTPETFFALGADDLAKLDAIREALLDPAPRRIGRLDQWGLADEYEVYAETAAYSEVSLAMADGTVLDASLSVPKNLAPGQTCPVVVLPAPLISIGHRAYLGMISRWAKGGYVVLAYSQRGLAKSTGEIHVAGPQDVADATEVINWLIQQDGVDADRIGFFGASYGAGTSLLAAAKDQRIKAVAGASAWTDLFASLYENGTRHLKAFEALVQLFGEDRCSQEFREIIQKIRANTIDDQVKKFAEARSPKNNLKAFNDAATPILLTTTWHETIFSVPAVIDFHNRLTGPKTLLVQVGDHGNAELPGLIGLSAKPTDMTYRWMDHHLGGSAGDGLTPRFDVRSEYMFNPLSDLRHASWADYALPKKRFHLADAASGQSDGQLVEGAAAAGWTRSLKATGTGTDIVVAPQLIQTGLAERLGLPHVYKTADIDRGLAAVFATAPLEQAAHVRGDLELRVTVKPQQPDATIVAYLLDHNPATGRAHIVTHAPYTFTADQAGQATTATFPLQPADYVLAKGHQLQLVIDTHDPFFTAPNTTTPVFTIDITSPKGTESYLDIPLHPVN; encoded by the coding sequence ATGTCTGTTGACGGAACCCCTGAGACCTTTTTCGCGCTCGGCGCCGACGACCTCGCCAAGCTGGACGCGATCCGTGAGGCGCTGCTGGACCCGGCGCCGCGGCGGATCGGCCGTCTGGACCAGTGGGGTCTGGCCGACGAGTACGAGGTGTACGCGGAGACCGCCGCGTACTCGGAGGTCTCCCTCGCGATGGCGGACGGGACGGTCCTGGACGCGTCGCTGAGCGTCCCGAAGAACCTCGCCCCCGGGCAGACCTGCCCCGTGGTCGTCCTGCCCGCCCCCCTGATCAGCATCGGGCACCGGGCCTACCTCGGCATGATCTCCCGCTGGGCGAAGGGCGGCTACGTCGTCCTTGCCTACAGCCAGCGCGGTCTGGCCAAGTCCACGGGCGAGATCCACGTCGCCGGTCCGCAGGACGTCGCCGACGCCACCGAGGTGATCAACTGGCTGATCCAGCAGGACGGGGTCGACGCGGACCGGATCGGCTTCTTCGGCGCCTCCTACGGCGCCGGCACGAGCCTGCTCGCGGCCGCGAAGGACCAGCGGATCAAGGCCGTCGCGGGCGCCAGCGCCTGGACCGACCTGTTCGCCTCCCTCTACGAGAACGGCACCCGCCACCTCAAGGCGTTCGAGGCCCTCGTACAGCTCTTCGGCGAGGACCGGTGCTCGCAGGAGTTCCGCGAGATCATCCAGAAGATCCGCGCCAACACCATCGACGACCAGGTCAAGAAGTTCGCCGAGGCACGGTCGCCCAAGAACAACCTCAAGGCGTTCAACGACGCGGCAACGCCCATCCTCCTGACCACCACCTGGCACGAGACCATCTTCTCGGTACCCGCCGTCATCGACTTCCACAACCGTCTGACCGGACCCAAGACCCTCCTCGTCCAGGTCGGCGACCACGGCAACGCCGAACTCCCGGGCCTGATCGGCCTGTCCGCCAAGCCCACGGACATGACCTACCGCTGGATGGACCACCACCTCGGCGGCAGCGCCGGCGACGGGCTGACTCCACGGTTCGACGTCCGCTCGGAGTACATGTTCAACCCCCTTTCCGACCTCCGCCACGCCTCCTGGGCCGACTACGCCCTGCCGAAGAAGCGGTTCCACCTCGCCGACGCGGCTTCCGGGCAGAGCGACGGCCAGCTGGTCGAGGGCGCCGCGGCGGCGGGCTGGACCCGTTCGCTGAAGGCCACCGGCACGGGCACCGACATCGTCGTCGCCCCCCAGCTCATCCAGACCGGCCTGGCCGAACGCCTGGGCCTGCCCCACGTCTACAAGACGGCCGACATCGACCGCGGCCTCGCGGCGGTCTTCGCCACCGCGCCGCTGGAACAGGCCGCGCATGTACGGGGCGATCTGGAACTGCGGGTGACCGTGAAGCCGCAGCAGCCGGACGCCACGATCGTCGCCTACCTGCTGGACCACAACCCGGCCACCGGCAGGGCGCACATCGTCACCCACGCCCCCTACACCTTCACCGCCGACCAGGCGGGCCAGGCCACCACCGCGACCTTCCCCCTCCAGCCCGCCGACTACGTCCTGGCCAAGGGCCACCAGCTCCAGCTGGTCATCGACACCCACGACCCCTTCTTCACCGCACCCAACACCACCACCCCGGTGTTCACCATCGACATCACCTCCCCCAAGGGCACCGAGTCCTACCTCGACATCCCCCTCCACCCCGTCAACTGA
- a CDS encoding NACHT domain-containing protein, which translates to MDPPFRAQTAIIASHGAVAVGHADRIAYYAEPPDAALLKRAALLAQKVAAVERTSRVGLLGPAGRAAEVPFTVRVTVFRGSGDPVPGTLGALADAYLRLPQRRMVITGAAGAGKTVLALELVLLLLDRRQPEDPVPVRIPLAEWDPETSLEPWLVRQVADTYGLRTGTAHDLVTQRLVLPLLDGLDEMDGEAGSSERAARALDQINRYHGLHGPAPLVVTCRSDTYERLSYERGGLESTAVAAIEALDSRQIRTYLEHTLAARPHAEKSAWSEVIDNLHQLPAGALSTPWRLYLATTVYSGGRDPRDLLTLTDPAEIDRILLERLIPVAVEASAHHHYTAERTMKWLTTIATYSPNTAAPEGDSSPAADILLHRLAPIVGLKRVMSIQYGIAILFGTLSLLAEMLLTFDRITSREVTFMTCAGLVWGALVGGMGLHKEVEPVRLVRPRLPAGLARELLRMDTAETWQLLVNKDGLRTGPLLKRVAKAFVVATLLVTPLARWLLPGATWGFAAICAAGVTLMVLIVRVMAWLVYALVSPVVLLWELSFQEADTQPVQRPGDPLRHDLRFSAFALVASAPWVLLWHPAVLLVTFVAPWTANRAWMRYRVSAAVGWARGMLPLRPAPFLAWAHRAGLLRVTGRTYQFRHRALQEWLSSEARRRADLERLADSARKRSLGFDQRLQSAQRLAVLDPSEGSFALALLAADTRLALRQRVMAMEVRAVLHEGRGELEEREEQLATLRQFAEIPLLEADSYEYRWATDALTRLDPPTGRDLLTRLVHSATVGKGSGDIRLWAAMTLTQLDPEAGHAALTHLVHAADLSETWRVQAAAALANADRQR; encoded by the coding sequence ATGGACCCGCCCTTCCGCGCTCAGACCGCGATCATCGCTTCACACGGCGCGGTCGCCGTAGGCCACGCTGACCGCATCGCCTACTACGCGGAGCCACCGGACGCCGCGCTGCTCAAACGCGCCGCACTCCTCGCCCAGAAGGTCGCTGCAGTCGAACGCACCTCGCGTGTAGGCCTGTTGGGTCCCGCTGGAAGGGCCGCCGAAGTGCCCTTCACCGTACGCGTCACCGTGTTTCGTGGGTCCGGTGACCCGGTGCCCGGCACACTCGGCGCCCTCGCCGACGCCTACCTCCGCCTCCCGCAGCGCCGCATGGTGATCACCGGGGCCGCAGGCGCGGGCAAGACAGTCCTCGCACTCGAACTCGTCCTGCTGCTCCTCGACCGCCGTCAGCCAGAGGACCCCGTCCCCGTACGGATCCCCCTCGCCGAGTGGGATCCAGAAACCTCTCTGGAACCCTGGCTCGTACGCCAAGTCGCCGACACCTACGGCCTCCGCACGGGCACTGCCCACGACCTCGTCACCCAGCGTCTGGTCCTGCCCCTGCTCGACGGGCTCGACGAGATGGACGGCGAGGCGGGTTCGTCCGAACGGGCCGCCCGCGCCCTCGACCAAATCAACCGCTACCACGGGCTGCACGGCCCGGCTCCGCTTGTTGTCACCTGCCGCAGCGACACATACGAACGCCTCTCCTACGAACGAGGTGGCCTGGAGTCCACGGCTGTCGCCGCTATCGAGGCGCTCGATTCCCGGCAGATCCGCACCTACCTGGAACACACGTTGGCCGCACGGCCCCACGCTGAGAAGAGCGCCTGGAGCGAGGTCATCGACAACCTCCACCAGCTTCCAGCAGGCGCTCTGTCCACTCCGTGGCGCCTCTACCTCGCCACCACCGTCTACTCGGGCGGCCGCGACCCACGCGACCTCCTCACCCTCACGGACCCCGCCGAAATCGACCGCATCCTCCTCGAACGGCTGATCCCCGTCGCCGTGGAAGCCTCCGCGCACCACCACTACACCGCCGAGCGCACCATGAAGTGGCTGACGACGATCGCCACGTACTCCCCGAACACCGCTGCTCCGGAGGGCGACAGCAGCCCGGCCGCCGATATCCTCCTGCACCGCCTCGCGCCCATTGTCGGACTGAAGCGCGTGATGTCCATCCAGTACGGCATCGCCATCCTCTTCGGGACACTCTCACTCCTGGCGGAGATGCTGCTCACCTTCGACCGGATCACCAGCCGGGAAGTAACTTTCATGACCTGCGCCGGCCTGGTCTGGGGCGCGCTGGTGGGCGGTATGGGGCTGCACAAGGAAGTGGAGCCGGTCCGGTTGGTACGCCCACGGCTTCCGGCAGGACTCGCCCGGGAGCTGCTGCGCATGGACACCGCGGAGACCTGGCAGCTCCTCGTGAACAAGGACGGGCTGCGGACCGGCCCGCTTCTGAAGAGGGTGGCCAAGGCGTTCGTCGTCGCGACCTTGCTGGTCACTCCCCTGGCCAGGTGGCTCCTCCCTGGCGCGACATGGGGCTTCGCTGCAATCTGCGCGGCTGGCGTGACGCTCATGGTACTGATCGTGCGGGTGATGGCTTGGCTCGTCTACGCCCTCGTCTCACCCGTCGTCCTGCTCTGGGAGCTCTCGTTCCAGGAAGCTGACACACAGCCGGTACAACGTCCTGGCGACCCCTTGCGCCATGACCTCAGGTTCAGCGCGTTCGCCCTCGTGGCCTCTGCCCCATGGGTACTGCTGTGGCACCCAGCGGTGCTGTTGGTGACGTTTGTTGCCCCGTGGACCGCCAACCGGGCCTGGATGCGGTACCGGGTATCCGCGGCGGTCGGCTGGGCGCGGGGGATGCTACCGCTGCGTCCGGCCCCGTTCCTCGCCTGGGCGCATCGGGCGGGGCTGCTGCGTGTGACAGGGCGCACCTATCAGTTCCGCCACCGGGCCCTCCAGGAGTGGCTCAGTTCAGAGGCCCGGCGCCGGGCGGATCTCGAGCGGCTTGCCGACAGCGCAAGGAAGAGATCACTAGGCTTCGATCAACGTCTCCAATCTGCGCAGAGGCTGGCCGTACTGGATCCCTCGGAGGGGAGTTTCGCCCTTGCTCTGCTCGCTGCCGACACCAGGCTTGCACTCCGCCAGCGAGTCATGGCGATGGAGGTGAGGGCCGTCCTCCACGAAGGGCGCGGCGAGCTCGAGGAGCGTGAGGAGCAACTGGCGACTCTGCGGCAGTTCGCTGAAATACCCCTTCTGGAAGCCGACTCCTACGAGTATCGGTGGGCGACGGATGCCCTCACACGACTGGACCCGCCCACCGGGAGGGACCTGCTGACCCGCCTCGTCCATAGCGCCACGGTAGGGAAGGGCAGCGGCGACATCCGGCTGTGGGCTGCTATGACCCTGACGCAGCTTGATCCCGAGGCCGGGCATGCCGCGCTCACTCACCTCGTACACGCCGCGGACCTCTCAGAGACTTGGCGAGTGCAGGCCGCCGCCGCGCTGGCCAATGCGGACAGGCAGAGGTGA